The following are encoded together in the Halopseudomonas salegens genome:
- a CDS encoding DUF2834 domain-containing protein: MNLTAKLLVPVYVLSALLALIFTWYHVPAYLGNGALEALIAFWTAAIVDTNPASKFIVVDILFLAFVCNLWMFIEGRRLGFRYLYVYILGGALIAISVAFPLFLAARELRLAKGDLRYQIKTYDMFVLMLFSFTAVGAGVLAI; this comes from the coding sequence ATGAACTTGACAGCAAAGCTACTGGTGCCAGTTTATGTATTGTCGGCGCTACTTGCACTCATTTTTACCTGGTACCATGTGCCCGCGTATCTGGGTAATGGGGCGTTGGAAGCGCTCATCGCATTCTGGACGGCTGCAATAGTTGATACAAACCCGGCGTCCAAATTTATCGTTGTCGATATTCTGTTTCTGGCTTTTGTCTGTAACCTCTGGATGTTTATTGAAGGGCGACGTTTGGGCTTTCGCTATCTATACGTCTATATTCTTGGCGGTGCATTGATAGCCATCAGTGTTGCATTTCCATTGTTTTTGGCTGCACGAGAACTCAGATTGGCGAAGGGTGATTTGCGTTATCAGATCAAGACGTATGACATGTTCGTTTTGATGTTGTTTTCTTTCACTGCTGTAGGCGCGGGTGTTTTGGCGATCTGA
- a CDS encoding winged helix-turn-helix transcriptional regulator, with amino-acid sequence MLDKFPCRSHCPINYALESFGDKWTLLIIRDLMFKAKQSYGDFLASNEKISTNILADRLKRLEEMGIVIKSVNETNRTKMIYSLTPKGQDLLPIMLEITKWSGKYDAQTNAPKPFLDSIENDRLRLIEDIQAGWKSAKKQ; translated from the coding sequence ATGCTTGACAAATTCCCCTGCCGTTCACACTGCCCAATCAACTATGCGCTTGAGTCCTTTGGCGATAAGTGGACCTTGCTTATCATCCGCGACCTGATGTTCAAGGCTAAACAGTCGTACGGTGACTTTCTTGCGTCCAACGAAAAAATTTCTACCAACATCCTCGCCGACCGCTTAAAGCGACTGGAAGAGATGGGAATTGTGATAAAGAGTGTGAATGAAACCAACCGCACCAAAATGATTTATTCCCTAACACCCAAAGGCCAGGATCTTTTGCCAATAATGCTTGAGATTACCAAGTGGAGTGGCAAATATGACGCGCAAACCAACGCGCCCAAACCCTTCCTGGACAGTATTGAAAATGACAGACTAAGACTGATTGAAGACATACAAGCTGGTTGGAAAAGCGCCAAGAAGCAATAA
- a CDS encoding hotdog fold domain-containing protein — MNNPTLHIARRFCGPPNSGNGGYVCGLVAKHMDQTCQVTLHAPPPLDTDLQLHSDGDCLQLRHGDQLLASARPYTFDLDIPPPPTLEDAEDAQQRFVGIRYHDLPGCFVCGTNRDAGDGLRIFTGCVCDHEDQVAALWKPAADLADTNGNVASEFLWAALDCPGFFAVKPVSNMALLGRYSARIEQPVHAGETLIVSAWAISHEGRKHNAGSALYRSNGERVACAEATWISLNR; from the coding sequence ATGAACAACCCAACACTGCATATCGCCCGCCGCTTCTGCGGGCCACCGAACAGCGGCAATGGTGGTTATGTCTGCGGTCTTGTGGCCAAACATATGGACCAGACCTGCCAGGTAACCCTGCACGCACCGCCGCCACTGGATACCGACCTGCAGCTGCACTCCGATGGCGACTGCCTCCAACTCAGACACGGCGACCAGCTACTGGCCAGCGCCAGACCCTACACTTTCGATCTGGACATTCCGCCGCCGCCCACACTCGAGGATGCCGAGGATGCCCAGCAACGCTTTGTCGGCATTCGCTACCACGACCTGCCCGGCTGCTTTGTCTGCGGCACCAACCGCGATGCAGGCGACGGTCTGCGCATATTCACCGGCTGCGTTTGCGATCATGAGGACCAGGTAGCGGCACTCTGGAAACCCGCTGCTGACCTGGCTGACACCAACGGCAACGTAGCCAGCGAATTTCTCTGGGCCGCACTCGACTGCCCCGGCTTCTTCGCCGTCAAACCCGTATCCAACATGGCCCTGTTGGGACGCTACAGCGCTCGAATTGAACAACCCGTGCATGCTGGAGAAACCCTGATAGTGTCGGCCTGGGCGATTAGCCATGAAGGGAGAAAGCACAATGCGGGCAGCGCCTTGTACCGCAGCAACGGCGAACGCGTCGCCTGTGCGGAAGCGACCTGGATCAGTTTGAATAGGTGA
- a CDS encoding IS1096 element passenger TnpR family protein, with protein MPSDIIQQLQITLRHTKARIWRRIRVSGDSTLEQLHHTVQLCMQ; from the coding sequence ATGCCATCCGATATCATCCAGCAACTTCAGATTACCCTGCGTCATACCAAGGCCCGAATCTGGCGCCGGATCAGGGTGAGTGGAGACTCTACGCTGGAGCAATTGCATCACACGGTTCAGCTTTGCATGCAGTAG
- a CDS encoding ABC transporter permease, with protein MLRFAISDLRSRLSVLKIFLACLILGVTLVAATASLYRVIEQSMLADTRALLGGDIELDSNEPLPDEVLDWIRSGGTLSLVRELDTMVSDASGNNFFRAEILIPDAGYPLYGELQLTPDQPRAQLTAQQDGFWGALIDPLLAERLGQSIGNDIQIGAARFRISGLIEAQPDRRLNANWRGLPIMISEEALQATELIRPGSRVDYEYRVQTDRDLDVWLAEFEQAFPEPRWDTTTFAERSERLAERLDQIATALILIAFTTLFIGGLGVANSIHAYLDEKLGTIATLQTLGLRRRPLVGIYLLQIGILGSIAGLVGGAIGLGLSTAALSLAGDAFAVADSSDLVSLWILPLLLSWLFAVLTAYVFALPALARALSASPAGLFRGSVQAASHEPRSWRIASYGLLVTYITTLLLWLPSSQLGFLFLLALVVLWGLLEALIKGLQFAARALENGGFAERNFARRLALANLHRPDSPLRATLLSLGTALTLVVACTLLVSTLLRALESTIPAEAPALILYDVLPDQVDTLEAGLESLDPASQTELLPLVRGRLSTINQQPIAEVLADNPRARREAMGDEYKLSYLSGNPEDLELIAGNWWTSPAPEGQPAFMAMEDREANQLGLSVGDQVAFLVEGQSIPAEIKALYRQKGLQTRFWFEGVMQDGALDELIGRYVGVVYQSDPAAKTSQQWLARNIPNVITLRTADWLETAGNLLGKAAAGLAAVALVSLTASLLVLSSVVSVSRRRQLYEANLLHVLGARHRAIRLAMLLETALLTFIATLFATALGALVALPLAATLLKLPAGDLWWLGALVAAAVSSLALLGGLIPTLRALRLNQALLLREG; from the coding sequence ATGCTCCGATTCGCCATCAGCGACCTGCGCTCACGCCTCTCCGTACTCAAGATCTTTCTTGCCTGCCTGATACTCGGCGTTACCCTGGTGGCCGCCACGGCCAGCCTCTATCGGGTAATCGAGCAGAGCATGCTGGCGGATACCCGCGCGCTGCTGGGGGGCGATATCGAGTTGGACAGCAACGAGCCGTTACCGGATGAAGTGCTGGACTGGATTCGTAGCGGGGGCACTCTCTCGCTGGTGCGTGAGCTCGACACCATGGTCAGCGACGCCAGTGGCAACAACTTTTTTCGCGCGGAAATACTGATTCCTGATGCCGGCTACCCGCTGTATGGCGAGCTGCAACTGACACCAGACCAACCTCGCGCACAACTCACGGCGCAGCAGGATGGTTTCTGGGGCGCCCTGATCGATCCATTGCTGGCTGAGCGCCTGGGGCAGAGTATTGGCAACGACATTCAGATCGGTGCAGCACGCTTTCGCATCAGCGGCCTGATCGAGGCACAGCCAGACCGCCGGCTGAACGCCAACTGGCGCGGCCTGCCGATCATGATTTCCGAGGAGGCGCTGCAGGCAACCGAACTGATACGGCCAGGCAGCCGCGTCGACTATGAATACCGTGTACAGACCGACCGCGATCTGGATGTCTGGCTGGCAGAGTTCGAGCAGGCCTTCCCCGAACCACGCTGGGATACCACCACCTTTGCAGAGCGCAGCGAGCGCCTCGCCGAACGGCTGGACCAGATCGCCACCGCGCTGATCCTGATCGCATTCACCACCCTGTTTATCGGCGGTCTGGGTGTCGCCAACAGCATCCATGCCTATCTGGATGAAAAGCTCGGCACCATCGCCACCCTGCAGACCCTGGGCCTGCGGCGCAGGCCATTGGTCGGTATCTACCTGCTCCAGATCGGCATACTCGGCAGTATTGCCGGCCTTGTCGGCGGCGCCATCGGTTTGGGGCTGTCTACAGCAGCTTTGAGTCTGGCCGGCGATGCCTTTGCCGTGGCCGATTCGAGCGACTTAGTGTCGCTCTGGATACTGCCCTTGCTGCTGAGCTGGCTGTTTGCCGTGCTCACTGCCTATGTGTTCGCCCTACCCGCTCTGGCCAGAGCCTTGTCTGCGTCACCGGCCGGGTTGTTTCGCGGTTCAGTGCAAGCTGCCAGCCATGAGCCACGCAGTTGGCGTATCGCCAGCTATGGACTGCTGGTCACCTACATCACCACGCTGCTGCTCTGGCTGCCCTCCTCTCAACTCGGCTTTCTGTTCCTGCTCGCACTGGTCGTGCTCTGGGGGCTGTTGGAAGCGCTGATCAAAGGCTTACAATTCGCTGCCCGAGCGTTGGAAAACGGTGGCTTTGCCGAGCGCAATTTCGCCCGGCGGCTGGCCCTGGCCAACCTGCATCGACCGGACTCGCCGCTTCGGGCGACCTTGCTGTCGCTGGGTACCGCGCTCACGCTGGTCGTTGCCTGCACCCTGCTGGTCAGCACCTTGCTGCGTGCGCTGGAATCCACCATCCCGGCCGAAGCACCGGCATTGATTCTCTATGATGTTCTGCCTGATCAGGTGGATACGCTCGAAGCGGGCCTCGAATCCCTCGACCCCGCCAGTCAGACAGAACTATTGCCACTGGTACGGGGTCGCCTGTCCACCATCAACCAGCAGCCAATAGCCGAAGTGCTTGCAGACAACCCACGCGCCAGACGTGAAGCCATGGGCGATGAATACAAGCTCAGCTACCTGTCCGGCAACCCGGAAGATCTCGAGCTGATTGCGGGCAACTGGTGGACGTCCCCTGCCCCTGAGGGCCAACCCGCCTTCATGGCCATGGAAGACCGGGAAGCCAACCAGCTCGGCCTTTCCGTAGGCGACCAGGTAGCCTTTCTGGTCGAAGGTCAGAGCATTCCTGCAGAAATCAAGGCTTTGTACCGGCAGAAAGGCCTGCAGACCCGTTTCTGGTTTGAAGGCGTGATGCAGGATGGCGCACTGGATGAGCTGATCGGCCGCTATGTCGGCGTGGTCTACCAAAGCGACCCCGCCGCAAAAACCTCCCAGCAATGGTTGGCCAGAAATATCCCCAACGTCATCACCCTGCGTACCGCCGACTGGCTCGAAACCGCAGGCAACCTGCTCGGCAAAGCCGCTGCCGGTCTTGCCGCCGTTGCTCTGGTCAGTCTCACGGCAAGCCTGCTGGTGTTGTCCAGCGTGGTCAGCGTCAGTCGCCGCCGGCAACTGTATGAAGCCAACCTGCTGCATGTCCTGGGTGCGAGGCACAGAGCCATTCGGCTGGCCATGCTGCTGGAAACGGCGCTGCTGACGTTTATCGCCACCCTGTTCGCTACTGCGCTGGGTGCGTTGGTCGCTCTGCCGTTGGCGGCGACCCTGTTGAAACTGCCGGCGGGAGATCTGTGGTGGCTAGGCGCCCTGGTTGCAGCTGCAGTCAGTTCACTAGCCCTTCTCGGCGGCCTCATCCCCACCCTGCGCGCGTTACGGCTCAATCAGGCCCTGCTACTGCGCGAAGGATGA